In the genome of Hyphomonas sp. Mor2, one region contains:
- the prmC gene encoding peptide chain release factor N(5)-glutamine methyltransferase: MSQPSAADLMRLGAEKLQNAGLEDPRMEVRRLFCLVSGYTSATLISKEQDPVTPDLQIAFEQALSMRADRHPFAHIAGQTDFYGLSIRSDGRALIPRADSECVVDLALARIPQDAAWRLADLGTGTGALLAALLSHRPQASGTAIEQSPAALSLANENFETLGLTGRAQLFHGSWSVWTGWDQCDLIISNPPYICSDVIPDLAPEVRDFDPTEALDGGADGLGAYREIIALAAAQMKPGAHLVLEIGYDQKAAVTDLLQTAGFGRLEQRQDLGGNDRAVAAIKS; this comes from the coding sequence GTGAGCCAGCCGAGCGCGGCTGATCTGATGCGCCTCGGCGCTGAAAAACTGCAAAATGCGGGCCTCGAGGATCCCCGAATGGAGGTCCGGCGGCTGTTTTGCCTGGTTTCTGGATACACCTCCGCCACCCTGATCTCGAAAGAGCAGGATCCGGTCACCCCGGACCTGCAAATCGCCTTCGAGCAGGCGCTGAGCATGCGCGCCGATCGCCATCCATTTGCACATATTGCGGGTCAGACGGACTTTTATGGCCTGTCCATCCGCTCCGACGGGCGGGCTCTGATCCCTCGCGCGGATAGCGAATGCGTGGTTGATCTGGCCTTGGCGCGCATCCCGCAAGATGCCGCCTGGCGACTGGCGGATCTCGGCACCGGCACTGGTGCGCTGCTCGCCGCCCTGCTCAGCCATCGCCCTCAGGCCAGCGGGACCGCCATCGAGCAAAGCCCCGCAGCGCTGAGCCTCGCAAACGAGAATTTTGAAACCCTCGGTCTCACCGGTCGGGCGCAGCTTTTCCATGGGTCCTGGTCTGTCTGGACCGGGTGGGACCAGTGCGATCTGATAATTTCCAACCCGCCTTATATCTGCAGCGATGTCATTCCCGACCTCGCCCCGGAAGTGCGGGATTTTGATCCCACGGAGGCGCTGGATGGAGGCGCGGATGGGCTTGGCGCCTACCGTGAAATCATCGCCCTTGCCGCCGCTCAGATGAAGCCTGGTGCACATCTGGTGCTCGAAATCGGGTACGATCAAAAAGCCGCCGTGACAGACCTGCTCCAGACCGCTGGCTTCGGCCGATTGGAGCAAAGACAGGACCTTGGCGGGAATGACCGCGCCGTCGCCGCGATAAAATCTTAG
- a CDS encoding MAPEG family protein, producing the protein MEAENLDPTAMINAVIEAHGANLQAFLTPVLLLVLWTAIMWIWMYLTRIPAMQKAGINPDDARHPGTYSDKMPPNIRAVADNYNHLHEQPTLFYALMMFAALTGGGDKLMVQLAYGYVGVRVLHSLIQVLSPKVMHRFLMFAIGSIVLFVMIGKEVIRVFL; encoded by the coding sequence ATGGAAGCTGAGAATCTGGACCCGACAGCCATGATCAATGCTGTCATTGAAGCGCATGGCGCAAACCTGCAGGCGTTCCTGACGCCAGTCCTATTGCTCGTCCTCTGGACGGCGATCATGTGGATCTGGATGTATCTGACGCGTATTCCGGCCATGCAGAAGGCGGGGATCAATCCGGATGATGCGCGCCATCCCGGCACCTATAGCGACAAGATGCCACCAAATATCCGCGCCGTCGCCGACAATTACAATCACCTGCACGAACAGCCGACCCTGTTCTATGCGCTGATGATGTTTGCCGCCCTGACAGGTGGCGGCGATAAGCTGATGGTGCAGCTCGCCTACGGCTATGTCGGCGTGCGGGTCTTGCACTCGCTGATCCAGGTCCTGTCACCAAAAGTGATGCACCGGTTCCTGATGTTTGCGATCGGTTCGATCGTATTGTTCGTGATGATCGGCAAGGAAGTTATTCGGGTCTTCCTGTAG
- a CDS encoding ArsC/Spx/MgsR family protein has translation MTYTLLHHTGCSTSRKGLALLQENGIDPEIRKYMNAGEALSVDELKQITKQLGADSPRAFLREKDAVKFDFPATASDDDVYAAMVDNPRLIQRPIGIHKGKAALGRPIEQLLEIT, from the coding sequence ATGACTTATACGCTCTTGCATCACACCGGCTGCTCCACGTCGCGCAAAGGCCTCGCGCTGCTCCAGGAAAACGGAATCGACCCCGAGATCCGCAAATACATGAATGCCGGTGAAGCCTTGTCGGTCGACGAGCTGAAGCAGATCACCAAACAGCTGGGGGCCGACTCGCCCCGTGCCTTTCTGCGCGAGAAAGATGCGGTCAAGTTCGACTTCCCGGCCACGGCGAGCGATGACGACGTCTATGCTGCCATGGTCGACAATCCACGCCTGATCCAGCGCCCGATCGGTATCCATAAGGGCAAGGCCGCCCTCGGCCGCCCGATTGAACAGCTGCTCGAAATCACCTGA
- a CDS encoding endonuclease/exonuclease/phosphatase family protein — protein MPAFRLSPVLKPLLSLFAAGCFLVLCPLVILAQAVPGFPLFEMAVSYLPQIMALSGLAVLGLIAFRPRAAAFGAAMTIVAALPFLTFSKYQAPSEIDCPPEACLTVITANVFMQPRAMARLGDLAEREQADLVAINETSLRFQSEDFDAHFPTYDRLRPVTDSRSLTLLSRKPVDQMGKVIPDQTTGRGLMFADLSGDWSGTRIVITHPLIPVSRSWTHARNELLGMAGEKAADAERFILMGDFNTTPWSATFRNLPGKRAGDPRFSSTWPTFFPVAGIPIDHILASENLELVEFKVLDSVGSDHYPLLARFKQREG, from the coding sequence ATGCCAGCGTTTCGTCTGTCTCCTGTCCTCAAACCGCTCTTGAGCCTGTTCGCCGCCGGGTGCTTTCTGGTGCTCTGCCCGCTGGTCATTCTGGCGCAAGCGGTTCCGGGCTTCCCGCTGTTCGAGATGGCGGTCAGCTATCTGCCGCAGATCATGGCTCTGTCCGGGCTCGCCGTGCTCGGGCTGATCGCATTCAGACCCCGCGCGGCAGCGTTTGGCGCGGCGATGACCATCGTCGCCGCCCTGCCCTTCCTGACCTTCTCCAAATATCAGGCGCCGAGCGAGATCGATTGCCCGCCAGAGGCCTGCCTGACCGTCATCACTGCAAATGTGTTCATGCAGCCGCGGGCCATGGCGCGCCTCGGCGATCTGGCCGAACGCGAACAAGCAGACCTGGTCGCGATCAATGAGACGTCCTTGCGATTCCAATCTGAGGACTTTGACGCTCACTTCCCGACCTATGACCGCTTACGCCCGGTCACGGACAGCCGCTCGCTGACCCTCCTGTCGCGCAAACCCGTCGATCAGATGGGAAAGGTCATCCCGGATCAGACTACCGGGCGCGGACTGATGTTTGCAGACCTTTCCGGAGACTGGTCCGGCACGCGCATTGTCATCACGCACCCGCTGATCCCGGTGTCTCGGTCCTGGACCCATGCCCGCAACGAATTGCTCGGCATGGCAGGCGAGAAAGCGGCCGATGCGGAACGGTTCATCCTGATGGGTGACTTTAACACGACGCCCTGGAGCGCCACATTCCGGAATCTGCCGGGCAAGCGCGCGGGCGACCCGCGATTCTCGTCCACATGGCCCACTTTCTTCCCGGTCGCGGGCATTCCGATCGACCATATTCTGGCCTCTGAAAATCTTGAGCTGGTCGAGTTCAAGGTGCTGGATTCTGTGGGCTCGGATCACTATCCGCTGCTGGCACGCTTCAAGCAGAGAGAGGGCTAG
- the ispG gene encoding flavodoxin-dependent (E)-4-hydroxy-3-methylbut-2-enyl-diphosphate synthase, which yields MTHNPIRPWRNIERRTSRQISVGSVLVGGDAPISVQTMTNTPTPDVAATLAQIERAAEAGADIVRVSCPDEDSTAAFAAIAKGASVPLVADIHFHYKRGIEAAEAGAACLRINPGNIGSPDRVKEVVSAARNNGCSIRIGVNGGSLEKHLLEKYGEPCPDAMVESALDHARILDDLGFHEYKISVKASDMFLAVAAYQQLAEATDAPLHLGITEAGGRRIGTVKSSIGMGNLLWMGIGDTIRVSLSDDPVEEVKVGFDLLKSLGLRTRGVNIISCPSCSRQGFDVIATVQTLEERLAHIAEPITLSIIGCVVNGPGEAAMTDLGFTGGGKESGMMYVSGRPDHKLSNADMVEHIVEQVEAKAARLKAQREADAVAAE from the coding sequence ATGACCCACAATCCGATCCGCCCCTGGCGCAATATCGAGCGCCGGACATCCCGCCAGATCTCGGTCGGGTCCGTTCTCGTCGGCGGAGATGCCCCGATCAGCGTGCAGACCATGACCAATACACCGACGCCGGACGTGGCGGCGACACTGGCGCAGATCGAGCGCGCAGCTGAAGCTGGGGCTGACATTGTCCGGGTGTCCTGCCCGGATGAGGACTCGACCGCCGCCTTTGCGGCCATCGCCAAAGGCGCGTCGGTTCCCCTCGTGGCGGACATTCACTTCCACTATAAACGCGGAATCGAGGCCGCCGAGGCCGGAGCGGCTTGCCTGCGCATCAATCCCGGCAATATTGGCTCGCCCGACCGGGTCAAGGAAGTGGTCAGCGCCGCGCGCAATAATGGCTGCTCTATCCGAATTGGCGTGAATGGCGGGTCGTTGGAGAAACATCTTCTCGAAAAGTATGGCGAGCCCTGCCCGGATGCGATGGTTGAAAGCGCCCTCGATCATGCTCGCATTCTCGATGATCTCGGCTTTCATGAGTACAAGATCAGCGTCAAAGCCTCGGACATGTTCCTGGCGGTCGCCGCTTATCAGCAGCTCGCCGAAGCCACCGACGCCCCCTTGCATCTCGGCATTACCGAAGCGGGCGGTCGCCGCATCGGCACGGTAAAATCCTCCATCGGCATGGGCAATCTGCTCTGGATGGGGATCGGCGATACGATCCGCGTGTCGCTGTCCGATGACCCGGTCGAAGAAGTCAAAGTCGGCTTTGACCTGTTGAAATCACTAGGGCTTCGCACCCGCGGCGTGAATATTATTTCTTGTCCCAGTTGCTCGCGGCAAGGCTTCGACGTGATCGCCACGGTCCAGACGCTGGAAGAGCGATTGGCGCATATTGCCGAACCGATCACCCTCTCAATCATTGGCTGCGTGGTGAACGGGCCTGGCGAAGCGGCAATGACGGATCTCGGCTTCACCGGCGGCGGCAAGGAAAGCGGCATGATGTATGTCTCCGGCCGCCCCGACCACAAACTGTCCAATGCCGACATGGTCGAGCACATTGTCGAACAGGTCGAGGCCAAGGCGGCACGCCTGAAGGCCCAGCGTGAGGCAGACGCCGTCGCCGCCGAATAG
- a CDS encoding MaoC family dehydratase — MTKSNPGHFFEDFHVGMELRHATPLTLSAGDISLYRALTGSRHALYSAATFAEANGYDGLPIDPLLAFHVVFGKTVPDISLNAVANLGYADGRFPEAIYPGDTLTAISEVIGLKENSSGKTGVVYVRTRGFNQAGEEALSHVRWVMVNKRDLASPAPNTVIPDLPDSVDPTGLGFARAYAGWDDTLAGSTHRFGDYEIGEKINHVDGMTVEEAEHQVATRLYQNTAKVHFDGHGQKDSRFGKRLIYGGVVISIARALSFNGLANAAEMIAINGGTHTGPLFAGDTVYAWSEVLDKVELSDTVGALRLRLVAVKDQDPGTFVLRGEDGKYAPGVCLDFDYWAAIPK; from the coding sequence ATGACCAAATCAAATCCCGGACACTTTTTCGAGGACTTCCATGTCGGCATGGAACTCCGCCATGCGACACCGCTTACTCTCAGTGCGGGTGATATCAGCCTGTACCGCGCCCTGACCGGTTCGCGCCATGCGCTCTACAGCGCCGCGACTTTCGCAGAGGCGAATGGCTATGACGGCTTGCCAATCGATCCGCTGCTGGCCTTCCATGTCGTGTTCGGCAAGACCGTGCCGGACATCTCGCTCAATGCCGTCGCCAATCTCGGCTATGCCGATGGACGCTTTCCCGAAGCGATTTATCCGGGAGACACGCTGACGGCCATCTCCGAGGTGATCGGTCTGAAAGAAAACTCCTCCGGCAAGACGGGCGTCGTCTACGTCCGGACCCGCGGTTTCAATCAGGCGGGTGAGGAGGCTTTGTCCCATGTCCGCTGGGTGATGGTGAACAAGCGCGACCTCGCCTCACCGGCGCCGAACACCGTGATCCCGGATCTGCCGGACAGCGTTGACCCAACGGGGCTCGGTTTCGCGCGCGCCTATGCGGGATGGGACGATACGCTGGCCGGATCCACGCACCGCTTTGGCGACTATGAAATTGGCGAAAAGATCAATCATGTCGACGGCATGACCGTCGAGGAGGCCGAGCATCAGGTCGCGACACGCCTCTATCAGAACACCGCCAAGGTCCACTTTGACGGACATGGACAGAAAGACAGCCGGTTCGGCAAACGTCTGATCTATGGCGGCGTGGTCATCTCGATCGCGCGAGCGCTGAGCTTTAACGGCCTCGCCAATGCGGCAGAGATGATCGCGATCAATGGCGGCACGCATACCGGACCACTCTTCGCAGGCGACACCGTCTATGCGTGGAGCGAGGTCCTGGACAAAGTCGAGCTCTCGGACACGGTGGGCGCCCTGCGCCTGCGTCTCGTGGCGGTCAAGGACCAGGATCCGGGCACGTTCGTGCTGCGAGGTGAGGACGGGAAGTACGCGCCGGGGGTTTGTCTGGACTTTGACTATTGGGCGGCTATCCCGAAATGA
- the prfA gene encoding peptide chain release factor 1 encodes MATIPQSRLEQVIERFDEVEARMGATTDSDEIVALSREHAELKPVVEAARELISMREGLTEAEIMAKDGDPEMAELAQEEINDLKARIPDAESEMQLLLLPKDADDKANIVLEVRAGTGGDEAALFAGDLFRMYSRYAQLQGWKIDLQSASAGDVGGYKEIIANVEGDGVYGRLKWESGVHRVQRVPATETQGRVHTSAASVAVLPAPEDVEIDIRQEDIRIDTMRASGSGGQHVNTTDSAVRITHLPTGIVATSSEKSQHVNRDKAMQQLKIRLYEKEKQERDAERAEARASQVGSGDRSEKIRTYNYPENRVTDHRIGLTLYALDKIIAGDKLEDVVEALMTEDQARRLAAMEDA; translated from the coding sequence ATGGCAACCATACCCCAGTCCCGCCTCGAACAGGTCATTGAACGTTTCGATGAGGTCGAAGCCCGTATGGGCGCGACCACAGATAGCGATGAAATCGTCGCCCTGTCGCGCGAGCACGCCGAGCTGAAGCCGGTGGTCGAGGCTGCGCGCGAGCTGATTTCCATGCGCGAGGGCCTCACGGAAGCAGAAATCATGGCCAAGGACGGCGATCCGGAAATGGCCGAACTCGCCCAGGAAGAGATCAACGACCTCAAGGCCCGCATCCCCGACGCCGAGAGCGAGATGCAGCTTCTTCTGCTGCCGAAGGACGCCGACGACAAGGCCAATATCGTGCTCGAAGTCCGCGCCGGGACCGGGGGTGATGAAGCCGCTTTGTTCGCCGGCGACCTGTTCCGCATGTATTCGCGCTACGCTCAACTGCAAGGTTGGAAGATTGATCTGCAAAGCGCCTCAGCGGGCGATGTTGGCGGCTACAAGGAAATCATTGCGAATGTCGAAGGCGACGGCGTCTATGGGCGCCTGAAATGGGAATCCGGCGTTCACCGTGTGCAGCGTGTTCCGGCGACGGAGACGCAGGGCCGCGTCCATACTTCGGCCGCCTCCGTCGCGGTGCTGCCAGCGCCAGAGGATGTGGAAATCGACATTCGCCAGGAAGATATTCGGATCGACACCATGCGCGCCTCTGGCTCTGGCGGCCAGCACGTCAACACGACCGATTCGGCGGTGCGGATCACCCACTTGCCAACCGGCATAGTCGCGACCAGCTCGGAAAAGTCCCAGCATGTGAACCGCGACAAGGCCATGCAACAGCTGAAGATCCGCCTGTATGAAAAAGAGAAACAGGAACGCGATGCCGAACGCGCAGAGGCCCGCGCCTCGCAGGTCGGGTCGGGTGACCGGTCAGAAAAGATCCGCACCTATAACTATCCGGAAAACCGGGTCACAGACCACCGGATTGGCCTGACTCTGTATGCGCTCGACAAGATCATTGCCGGGGACAAGCTTGAAGATGTCGTCGAGGCGCTGATGACAGAAGACCAGGCCCGCCGTCTTGCAGCCATGGAAGACGCGTGA
- a CDS encoding TadE/TadG family type IV pilus assembly protein: protein MRLRPFTKLRKFARHESGISAVEFALIAPLMAMIYFGCIELSLMMTLDRKVTGATAALGDLTSRSSTITNGDLTDIFEATRMVMQPNDMTGARMRISSLYEDSGQVKVAWSDGCNLTPYLDDQVITIPNNLIPTAGTIIMAEIEYDYNSGIGYFFTTSKALTDKFYLRPRRVDAITRDRTAGSFSCAYTAP from the coding sequence ATGCGTCTCAGACCTTTTACCAAGCTCCGTAAGTTTGCGCGTCATGAAAGCGGTATCTCTGCCGTGGAATTTGCGCTGATCGCCCCGCTAATGGCGATGATCTACTTTGGCTGTATCGAACTGTCGCTGATGATGACGCTGGACCGCAAGGTGACTGGCGCAACGGCCGCGCTTGGTGACCTGACCTCTCGTTCGTCGACCATTACCAATGGTGATCTGACAGATATTTTCGAAGCCACCCGCATGGTCATGCAGCCAAATGACATGACCGGGGCCCGCATGCGCATCTCCAGCCTGTATGAAGACAGCGGGCAGGTGAAGGTCGCCTGGAGTGATGGCTGTAACCTGACGCCTTATCTGGACGATCAGGTGATTACGATCCCGAACAACCTGATCCCGACGGCTGGGACCATCATCATGGCCGAGATCGAGTATGACTATAATTCCGGTATCGGCTATTTCTTCACCACGTCGAAGGCGCTGACGGACAAGTTCTACCTGCGTCCGCGTCGGGTCGATGCGATTACCCGTGACCGTACGGCGGGATCGTTCAGCTGCGCGTATACCGCGCCTTAA
- a CDS encoding DUF4167 domain-containing protein, with protein sequence MAMQRKRRRRSGGSNNNNNPNPNRHYESNGPDVRIRGSAQQILDKYLQYARDAQTSGDRVKAEALFQHAEHYARIVAVFEKQKEEARLEREAREAAKAEERAQREAERAAQAEAAGEAPTETEDGTPAEASGEASEEPKPRRRSRKPREEEGAAEESASDAPTEPVEASAEDGEKPKRRRTYARKKDAADSAEEADGVMKTLARGTDEVVAEAE encoded by the coding sequence ATGGCCATGCAGCGCAAGCGCCGTCGCCGCTCGGGTGGAAGCAACAACAATAACAACCCGAATCCCAATCGCCATTATGAAAGCAATGGGCCTGACGTCCGCATTCGCGGTTCGGCGCAGCAAATCCTGGACAAGTATCTGCAATATGCCCGCGACGCCCAGACCTCTGGCGACCGTGTGAAGGCAGAAGCCCTGTTCCAACACGCAGAACATTATGCGCGCATCGTCGCTGTCTTCGAAAAGCAAAAAGAAGAGGCCCGCCTGGAACGCGAAGCGCGCGAGGCCGCTAAAGCCGAAGAACGCGCACAACGCGAAGCCGAACGCGCGGCGCAGGCCGAAGCGGCGGGTGAAGCGCCCACGGAAACTGAAGACGGCACGCCCGCTGAGGCCTCCGGCGAGGCCAGCGAAGAGCCAAAACCACGCCGTCGCAGCCGCAAGCCGCGGGAAGAGGAAGGCGCCGCTGAGGAAAGCGCTTCAGACGCGCCAACTGAGCCTGTTGAGGCGTCCGCAGAGGATGGCGAGAAACCCAAGCGCCGCCGCACCTATGCGCGGAAGAAGGATGCGGCCGACTCCGCGGAAGAAGCCGATGGTGTCATGAAGACTCTGGCCCGCGGCACTGACGAGGTTGTGGCCGAGGCGGAATAA
- a CDS encoding acyl-CoA dehydrogenase family protein has protein sequence MTVTSENPVLSAAIALQPELAERAQEMEEVRRLPSDLAAKMAEAGIFRMITPGAYGGLESSPREIVDVVEAVADANASAGWCAMIGATTAMNAAYMAPEFAQQVYGDPMTITGGVFAPMGKAVVDGDDYIVSGRWQWGSGSANCTWLCGGCMVFEDGELRTLPSGRPDARMMVFPAEEAELIDTWHVMGLKGTGSGDIAVDSLRVPKGRSVSLVVDKPNIDGALYKFPAFGLLALGVAATALGNTRGTLRAFADLAGVKKNQGSAKTLSERVNIQAEMAQMTAAFRAARAYLHDEIDLTWEVAQNSADIPVERRAALRMACTHMVRTGAEIARNCYDLGGGAALFESSDLQRRFRDAHAMTQHIVTAPGTWELTGRLLFGLPTDAGMV, from the coding sequence ATGACTGTTACATCCGAAAACCCGGTGCTGAGCGCCGCCATCGCCTTGCAACCCGAGCTCGCCGAACGGGCCCAGGAAATGGAGGAGGTGCGCCGCCTGCCGTCCGACCTGGCCGCAAAGATGGCCGAGGCAGGCATCTTCCGGATGATCACACCGGGCGCCTATGGCGGACTTGAGTCTTCCCCGCGCGAGATCGTTGATGTGGTTGAAGCGGTCGCTGACGCCAATGCCAGTGCCGGTTGGTGTGCCATGATCGGGGCCACCACAGCGATGAACGCGGCCTATATGGCGCCCGAGTTTGCCCAGCAGGTCTATGGCGACCCGATGACCATCACAGGCGGCGTGTTCGCGCCCATGGGCAAGGCCGTGGTCGATGGCGATGACTATATTGTCAGCGGTCGCTGGCAGTGGGGCTCCGGCTCAGCCAATTGCACCTGGCTCTGCGGCGGCTGCATGGTGTTTGAGGATGGCGAGCTGCGGACCCTCCCGAGTGGACGACCGGATGCCCGGATGATGGTCTTTCCGGCAGAGGAAGCCGAGTTGATCGACACCTGGCATGTCATGGGCCTCAAGGGCACAGGCTCGGGCGATATCGCGGTGGACAGTCTTCGCGTTCCGAAGGGCCGTTCGGTCAGTCTGGTGGTCGACAAGCCAAATATTGACGGGGCGCTGTACAAGTTTCCCGCATTCGGGCTGCTGGCGCTCGGCGTGGCGGCGACAGCGCTTGGCAATACACGCGGAACGCTGCGGGCCTTTGCCGACCTGGCGGGCGTCAAGAAGAATCAGGGCTCTGCCAAGACGCTCAGCGAGCGGGTCAATATTCAAGCCGAAATGGCCCAGATGACGGCGGCGTTTCGGGCGGCGCGCGCCTATCTGCATGATGAGATCGATCTGACCTGGGAGGTGGCGCAGAACAGCGCGGATATTCCCGTCGAGCGGCGGGCTGCCTTGCGCATGGCCTGCACGCACATGGTCCGGACCGGGGCCGAGATCGCTCGCAACTGCTACGATCTGGGCGGCGGTGCGGCTCTGTTCGAGTCGAGTGACCTGCAGCGCCGGTTCCGCGACGCGCATGCGATGACGCAGCATATCGTGACGGCGCCGGGCACCTGGGAACTCACCGGACGGTTGCTGTTCGGTCTGCCGACCGATGCGGGGATGGTTTAG
- the dapF gene encoding diaminopimelate epimerase codes for MRIWKMNGAGNAFAVFDAREQNFAPSEAQLREIAETMKADQIMSIENDLRADAFLRIWNADGGEVKACGNGTRAVAHLLLEELGKDEVRIQTEADLLKGARAENGLVSVDMGSPLMGWEDIPLSEKMDVRGVDVKIGPMDAPYLHSPAVVSMGNPHAVFFVDDVDAYDIPAIGPLVEWHPTFPEGTNVGFAQIIDRQTIRLRVWERGAGLTKACGTGACAALVCAARAGKTERQARLILDGGDLFIDWDETTDHVIMTGPVELEESFTV; via the coding sequence ATGCGAATCTGGAAGATGAATGGAGCGGGCAATGCCTTTGCTGTCTTCGACGCGCGCGAACAAAATTTCGCGCCGTCTGAAGCGCAATTGCGCGAAATTGCCGAGACCATGAAAGCCGACCAGATCATGTCGATCGAAAATGATCTGCGCGCTGACGCCTTTCTGCGCATCTGGAATGCCGATGGCGGCGAAGTGAAGGCTTGCGGCAATGGCACCCGCGCGGTGGCGCACCTGCTTCTGGAAGAGCTCGGCAAAGACGAAGTGCGGATCCAGACCGAAGCTGATCTGCTGAAAGGCGCCCGCGCCGAGAATGGCCTGGTCAGTGTCGATATGGGCTCGCCTCTGATGGGCTGGGAAGACATTCCCTTGTCGGAGAAAATGGATGTTCGCGGCGTCGATGTGAAAATCGGACCGATGGACGCTCCGTATCTGCACAGCCCCGCCGTCGTCTCTATGGGCAATCCGCATGCGGTGTTCTTTGTCGACGATGTAGACGCTTATGACATTCCGGCGATCGGCCCGCTGGTCGAATGGCATCCGACCTTCCCGGAGGGAACCAATGTCGGCTTCGCTCAAATCATTGACCGGCAGACCATCCGCCTGCGCGTCTGGGAACGCGGGGCTGGCCTGACCAAGGCCTGCGGCACCGGCGCTTGCGCCGCTCTGGTTTGCGCCGCGCGCGCCGGCAAGACTGAGCGCCAGGCCAGATTAATACTCGATGGTGGGGATTTATTCATCGATTGGGACGAAACTACAGATCACGTGATCATGACCGGACCGGTCGAATTGGAAGAGAGCTTCACCGTCTAA
- a CDS encoding TadE/TadG family type IV pilus assembly protein, whose protein sequence is MREWPIPGMFAPIWMKRFEAFAADKRGIAAVEFALIAVPFFFLIFGLLEVCVIFIMASVLEHGASEASRAIRTGQFQQGGFGELAFKNAVCAELFDLMSCGERLSLDVKTFSSFAGTNNPSPIDPVTGDLDDSGFAFSPGGQNDIVVIRVFYEWDLMIPLMSKPLANMSGDRRLLQATVAFRNEPFGNSAAGATP, encoded by the coding sequence ATGCGCGAATGGCCAATCCCCGGGATGTTTGCCCCAATCTGGATGAAGCGTTTCGAAGCGTTTGCTGCCGATAAACGCGGCATCGCCGCGGTAGAATTTGCCTTGATTGCCGTGCCTTTCTTCTTCCTGATTTTCGGACTGCTGGAAGTTTGCGTCATCTTCATCATGGCGTCTGTGCTTGAGCATGGCGCCAGCGAAGCCTCGCGGGCGATCCGGACGGGACAGTTCCAGCAAGGCGGGTTTGGTGAGTTGGCCTTCAAGAACGCCGTTTGCGCCGAATTGTTCGATCTGATGAGCTGCGGCGAACGGCTGAGCCTGGATGTGAAGACGTTTAGCAGTTTTGCCGGCACCAACAATCCATCTCCGATCGATCCCGTGACGGGCGATCTGGACGATTCCGGATTTGCCTTCAGCCCCGGCGGACAGAATGACATTGTCGTGATCCGCGTCTTTTATGAGTGGGACCTGATGATCCCACTGATGAGCAAGCCTTTGGCCAATATGAGCGGGGATCGCCGCCTGTTGCAGGCCACGGTTGCGTTCCGGAACGAACCGTTCGGCAACTCTGCCGCCGGCGCGACGCCATAG